One segment of Curtobacterium poinsettiae DNA contains the following:
- a CDS encoding 3-oxoacyl-ACP synthase III has protein sequence MTERPVDQASSSEPEQPGNATAKHRNVSLLSVATTTAERVTTSADIEAKLRGVLRRLRLPMGLLERVAGVIERRNWGEGQTFQDAAIDAGRRAMAEAGVRPDEIGLLINTSVTRPHLEPSVAVRLHHGLGLPSSAINFDIANACLGFVNAMSVAAGMIDSGQIKYALVVDGEDADQVQLNTIDRLNQGGRNRKDFMSEFASLTLGSGAAAAVLGPADLHPEGHRIVGGVTRAATQWYDLCVGSVDGMFTDAKMLLKGGMELVVAAWTEARAHFDWANMDRYVLHQVSDVHTNAFVEAIGIPRDKVPTTYQRFGNVGPASIPITLADEVASGGIRRGDRVFLGGVGSGINTAMMELHW, from the coding sequence ATGACGGAACGGCCGGTCGACCAGGCATCGAGCAGTGAACCGGAGCAGCCCGGCAACGCCACGGCGAAGCACCGGAACGTCTCACTGCTCTCCGTGGCGACCACCACGGCGGAGCGTGTGACGACCTCGGCCGACATCGAGGCCAAGCTCCGCGGGGTCCTCCGTCGGCTCCGTCTGCCGATGGGGCTGCTCGAGCGCGTCGCCGGGGTCATCGAGCGTCGCAACTGGGGCGAAGGGCAGACCTTCCAGGACGCCGCGATAGACGCCGGACGTCGCGCGATGGCCGAGGCCGGTGTCCGTCCCGACGAGATCGGGCTGCTCATCAACACCTCGGTGACGCGCCCGCACCTGGAGCCGAGCGTCGCCGTGCGGTTGCACCACGGGCTCGGCCTGCCGTCGTCGGCGATCAACTTCGACATCGCGAACGCCTGCCTCGGGTTCGTCAACGCCATGAGCGTCGCCGCGGGCATGATCGACTCCGGGCAGATCAAGTACGCGCTCGTCGTCGACGGCGAGGACGCCGACCAGGTGCAGCTCAACACCATCGACCGCCTGAACCAGGGCGGCCGGAACCGCAAGGACTTCATGAGCGAGTTCGCCAGCCTGACCCTCGGGTCCGGCGCTGCTGCGGCCGTGCTCGGCCCGGCGGACCTGCACCCCGAGGGCCACCGGATCGTCGGCGGCGTCACCCGCGCGGCGACCCAGTGGTACGACCTGTGCGTCGGCAGCGTCGACGGCATGTTCACGGACGCGAAGATGCTGCTCAAGGGCGGCATGGAGCTCGTCGTCGCCGCCTGGACCGAGGCCCGCGCCCACTTCGACTGGGCGAACATGGACCGCTACGTGCTGCACCAGGTCTCCGACGTGCACACCAACGCCTTCGTCGAGGCGATCGGCATCCCGCGCGACAAGGTCCCCACCACCTACCAGCGCTTCGGCAACGTCGGTCCCGCGTCGATCCCGATCACCCTGGCCGACGAGGTCGCTTCCGGCGGCATCCGTCGCGGTGACCGCGTGTTCCTGGGTGGCGTCGGTTCCGGCATCAACACGGCGATGATGGAACTCCACTGGTGA
- a CDS encoding RimK family alpha-L-glutamate ligase produces MKLAILSRAPQAYSTQRLRAAALDRGHEVKVLNTLRFAIDLSGDDPDLLYRGKLLSDYDAVLPRIGNSITYYGTAVVRQFEQMDVYTPNTANGITNSRDKLRANQILSRHDIGMPATTFVAGRNDVRGAIERVGGAPVVIKLLEGTQGIGVILAPEAKVAESIVETLHSTKQNVLIQRFIAESRGRDIRALVVGDRVVAAMRRTASGDEFRSNVHRGGTVEKVTLSPEYEAVAVRSAQIMGLKVAGVDMLEGNDGPLVMEVNSSPGLEGVERATGLDIAGAVVDFIANQVAFPEIDVRQRLSVSTGYGVAELLVHTNADLVGKTIKESGLWDRDITVLTLHRGSNVIPNPRSGVALEPGDRLLCFGKLEEMRSMIPERRKRRAKVRKLPKDV; encoded by the coding sequence ATGAAACTCGCCATCCTGTCGCGCGCGCCCCAGGCGTACTCGACCCAGCGCCTCCGCGCAGCGGCACTCGACCGCGGCCACGAGGTCAAGGTGCTCAACACCCTGCGCTTCGCGATCGACCTGTCCGGTGACGACCCGGACCTGCTCTACCGCGGCAAGCTGCTGAGCGACTACGACGCGGTGCTGCCGCGCATCGGCAACTCGATCACCTACTACGGCACCGCCGTCGTGCGCCAGTTCGAGCAGATGGACGTCTACACGCCGAACACGGCGAACGGCATCACGAACTCGCGCGACAAGCTGCGGGCCAACCAGATCCTGTCGCGGCACGACATCGGCATGCCGGCGACGACCTTCGTGGCCGGCCGCAACGACGTGCGCGGCGCGATCGAACGGGTCGGTGGCGCGCCCGTCGTCATCAAGCTCCTCGAGGGCACGCAGGGCATCGGCGTGATCCTGGCACCCGAGGCGAAGGTGGCCGAGTCGATCGTCGAGACCCTGCACTCCACCAAGCAGAACGTCCTGATCCAGCGGTTCATCGCCGAGAGCCGCGGTCGTGACATCCGGGCCCTCGTCGTCGGTGACCGGGTGGTTGCGGCGATGCGCCGGACCGCCTCGGGTGACGAGTTCCGCTCGAACGTGCACCGCGGCGGCACCGTCGAGAAGGTCACGCTCTCGCCCGAGTACGAGGCCGTGGCCGTGCGCTCGGCGCAGATCATGGGACTCAAGGTCGCCGGCGTCGACATGCTCGAGGGCAACGACGGGCCCCTCGTGATGGAGGTCAACTCGTCGCCAGGGCTCGAGGGCGTCGAACGTGCCACCGGCCTCGACATCGCCGGTGCCGTCGTCGACTTCATCGCGAACCAGGTCGCGTTCCCCGAGATCGACGTCCGCCAGCGACTGTCCGTCTCGACGGGCTACGGCGTCGCCGAGCTCCTCGTGCACACGAACGCCGACCTGGTCGGCAAGACGATCAAGGAGTCCGGGCTCTGGGACCGGGACATCACGGTCCTCACGCTGCACCGCGGCTCGAACGTCATCCCGAACCCGCGCAGCGGCGTCGCCCTCGAACCGGGCGACCGGCTGCTCTGCTTCGGCAAGCTCGAGGAGATGCGGTCGATGATCCCCGAGCGCCGCAAGCGGCGAGCAAAGGTGCGGAAGCTGCCGAAGGACGTCTGA
- a CDS encoding ATP-dependent zinc protease, whose amino-acid sequence MARAPKSSDSGLVVAGWREWAGLPDLGVPWIKVKLDTGARSSALHAFDLEELPGERVRFSLHPWQDTDADASTIECDVHDRRIVRSSTGHTQERIVVRTRIALAGQVVESEVTLSNRDQMGFRMLVGREALRQGFLVDPGRSFMAGRAPKEIRRRNRGRA is encoded by the coding sequence ATGGCGCGAGCTCCGAAGTCCTCCGACAGCGGGCTCGTCGTCGCCGGGTGGCGGGAGTGGGCGGGACTGCCGGACCTCGGCGTGCCGTGGATCAAGGTGAAGCTCGACACCGGCGCCCGGAGCTCCGCGTTGCACGCCTTCGACCTCGAGGAACTGCCCGGCGAGCGGGTCCGGTTCTCGCTGCACCCCTGGCAGGACACCGATGCCGACGCCTCCACCATCGAGTGCGACGTGCACGACCGGCGGATCGTGCGCAGCTCGACCGGACACACCCAGGAGCGCATCGTCGTCCGCACGCGGATCGCGTTGGCCGGGCAGGTCGTCGAGTCCGAGGTCACCTTGAGCAACCGGGACCAGATGGGGTTCCGGATGCTCGTCGGTCGCGAGGCGCTCCGGCAGGGCTTCCTCGTCGATCCTGGGCGGTCCTTCATGGCCGGGCGGGCTCCGAAGGAGATCCGGCGCCGCAACCGCGGACGCGCCTGA
- a CDS encoding alpha/beta hydrolase, with translation MTRSRAATITRRSLLIGGTGVVAAGAVAEAINLSLLPGRSTLYRVLGLDGTDGTVPDVEPVPTVSGAFVSAARKGRTVGWTIAAPASDTPLPVAVALHGYGDDHTSFFGRSLGYDRFLAAHVAGGGAPFAIASIDGGNRYWHPRADGDDPAAMVVDEFLPLIARRGFDTDRLALTGYSMGGFGALRLGGVLGAERVRAVSAISPALWKSAADTARGAFDDAADFRANTALGRQRALDGVAVRVDCGNGDGFAPAVHAYVDGFDTPPAGGFAPGAHTHGYWRRLAPQQLAFLGRHLGR, from the coding sequence ATGACCCGATCGCGTGCTGCCACGATCACGCGGCGTTCCCTGCTGATCGGTGGCACGGGCGTCGTCGCCGCGGGAGCCGTGGCCGAGGCGATCAACCTGAGCCTGCTGCCCGGACGCTCCACCCTGTACCGGGTCCTCGGTCTGGACGGCACCGACGGCACGGTCCCCGACGTCGAGCCCGTCCCCACCGTCTCCGGCGCCTTCGTGTCGGCAGCGCGGAAGGGCCGCACCGTCGGCTGGACGATCGCGGCACCGGCGTCCGACACCCCCTTGCCGGTGGCGGTCGCCCTGCACGGGTACGGCGACGACCACACCTCGTTCTTCGGGCGGAGCCTGGGCTACGACCGGTTCCTCGCGGCGCACGTCGCCGGCGGCGGAGCCCCGTTCGCGATCGCCTCGATCGACGGCGGCAACCGCTACTGGCACCCACGAGCCGACGGGGACGATCCCGCCGCGATGGTCGTCGACGAGTTCCTGCCCCTGATCGCCCGCCGCGGATTCGACACGGACCGCCTCGCCCTGACCGGCTACTCGATGGGTGGCTTCGGAGCGCTCCGGCTCGGCGGGGTCCTCGGTGCCGAGCGCGTCCGAGCCGTCTCGGCCATCAGCCCGGCGCTCTGGAAGTCGGCCGCCGACACCGCCCGGGGCGCCTTCGACGATGCTGCCGACTTCCGCGCGAACACCGCCCTCGGCCGGCAGCGCGCGCTCGATGGCGTCGCCGTCCGCGTCGACTGCGGCAACGGTGACGGGTTCGCGCCGGCGGTGCACGCCTACGTCGACGGCTTCGACACGCCTCCGGCCGGGGGCTTCGCACCCGGCGCCCACACGCACGGCTACTGGCGCCGTCTGGCGCCCCAGCAGCTCGCCTTCCTCGGCCGCCACCTGGGTCGCTGA
- a CDS encoding TetR/AcrR family transcriptional regulator: MVMRPGTEQRLLDAAEELFFSQGIAATPIDAVLERAGVSTATLYRGYASKESLVAAALTRRHEDWIATWDRAVAAERDDLGRLLAVFDALDDYRSTPTGSRWCAFLGTAAEYADAPAEVRQVLDLETTTLRQRLLAQAVPVVGPRADALADQLLLIISGSLAMRLRDPALDTTTARSVAASLIREHTTPEGTAPTT; encoded by the coding sequence ATGGTGATGCGCCCAGGGACCGAGCAACGGCTGCTCGACGCCGCCGAGGAGCTCTTCTTCTCACAGGGCATCGCCGCCACCCCGATCGACGCCGTCCTGGAACGGGCCGGGGTCTCGACGGCCACGCTGTACCGCGGCTACGCGAGCAAGGAGTCGCTCGTCGCCGCGGCCCTCACCCGTCGCCACGAGGACTGGATCGCCACCTGGGACCGTGCGGTCGCCGCCGAACGGGACGACCTGGGCCGACTCCTGGCGGTGTTCGACGCCCTCGACGACTACCGCTCGACGCCCACGGGCTCCCGCTGGTGCGCCTTCCTCGGCACCGCCGCCGAGTACGCCGACGCCCCCGCCGAGGTCCGACAGGTGCTGGACCTCGAGACCACCACGTTGCGCCAGCGGCTCCTGGCACAGGCGGTGCCGGTGGTCGGTCCGCGTGCCGACGCCCTCGCCGACCAGCTGCTCCTCATCATCTCCGGTTCCCTTGCGATGCGGTTGCGCGACCCCGCGCTCGACACGACGACGGCACGGTCCGTCGCCGCGTCCCTCATCCGGGAACACACCACCCCAGAGGGAACGGCGCCCACCACATGA
- a CDS encoding MFS transporter codes for MSGLGLIAATYGLVRLAYGLFLPDVQRDLGLRSDAAGWVSSGASALYCVGAVAGFLLAARMPRVLVAVSTLVAGVGAIAMAAAGGSLAFGISAVVASAGAGLASPALVRIVAEQVPSALLGRAQAIVNAGTGPGLVGAGVLALVLLPDWRTAWAVSGAFALAVGALLLVASRGGAAASRAPLPGAPWFAAHRGVLLLALLFGAGSAVVWTYGRSALVEAGASVVVSVSAWIALGIGGAAVVVTARWTNGVRARTLWAVTAGAVAVAVVALGTAPQSTVAALLACAVFGWGYTAATGALIAWTTEIDAERSSAGTSMLFVALVLGQAVGAAGAGVLVGAIGFVATFVVGAGVTAASAVPPVVRISSRSPQFCDDP; via the coding sequence GTGAGCGGACTCGGCCTGATCGCCGCCACCTACGGGCTGGTGCGCCTGGCGTACGGGCTGTTCCTGCCCGACGTGCAGCGCGACCTGGGGCTCCGGTCCGACGCCGCCGGGTGGGTCTCGTCGGGCGCCTCGGCGCTGTACTGCGTCGGTGCGGTCGCCGGCTTCCTGCTCGCCGCACGGATGCCCCGGGTGCTCGTCGCGGTCTCGACCCTGGTGGCGGGGGTCGGTGCGATCGCCATGGCGGCGGCCGGCGGCTCGCTGGCGTTCGGCATCAGCGCCGTGGTCGCGTCGGCGGGTGCCGGACTCGCGTCCCCCGCCCTCGTCCGGATCGTCGCCGAGCAGGTGCCGTCGGCGCTGCTCGGTCGAGCGCAGGCGATCGTGAACGCCGGTACCGGCCCCGGGCTCGTGGGCGCCGGGGTGCTCGCACTCGTGCTGCTGCCCGACTGGCGGACGGCCTGGGCGGTGTCCGGGGCGTTCGCCCTGGCCGTCGGCGCACTGCTGCTCGTGGCGTCCCGCGGCGGGGCTGCCGCGTCCCGAGCACCACTGCCCGGCGCTCCGTGGTTCGCGGCACACCGAGGGGTCCTCCTGCTGGCGCTGCTGTTCGGGGCAGGCTCCGCCGTCGTCTGGACCTACGGACGTTCGGCGCTGGTGGAGGCCGGCGCATCGGTCGTCGTCTCGGTGTCGGCCTGGATCGCGCTCGGGATCGGCGGAGCGGCCGTCGTGGTCACCGCGCGCTGGACGAACGGGGTGCGCGCCCGGACGCTCTGGGCGGTCACGGCGGGGGCGGTCGCCGTCGCCGTCGTGGCGCTGGGGACAGCGCCGCAGTCGACGGTCGCGGCGCTGCTGGCGTGTGCCGTGTTCGGCTGGGGCTACACGGCGGCGACCGGAGCGCTGATCGCGTGGACGACCGAGATCGATGCCGAGCGGTCGTCGGCGGGCACGTCGATGCTGTTCGTCGCACTCGTGCTCGGGCAGGCCGTCGGCGCGGCGGGTGCCGGAGTACTCGTCGGTGCGATCGGGTTCGTCGCGACGTTCGTGGTCGGGGCAGGCGTAACCGCGGCGAGCGCCGTGCCCCCGGTGGTCCGAATCAGCTCCCGGTCACCGCAGTTCTGTGACGATCCGTGA
- a CDS encoding peroxiredoxin-like family protein, protein MPQETIARRVDEFNVGFTAQIGPELSTVFDREQADLRAAGVPVAALGEGDSAPDAELLDATGSATSLRQIRGGAPTVLVFYRGAWCPYCNLTLRTYQQELLPALQDRGAQLVAVSPQTPEGTEQAIANGELAFPVLSDPENALAGRFGVVTAPSTEARAAHAQLGFDVADSNADGTAAIPFPSVFVIDEDGVVRFADVHVDYTSRTEVATVLDALDSLDSLEVERTQ, encoded by the coding sequence ATGCCACAGGAAACCATCGCTCGTCGCGTCGACGAGTTCAACGTCGGCTTCACCGCCCAGATCGGTCCCGAGCTCAGCACCGTCTTCGATCGCGAACAGGCAGACCTCCGTGCCGCCGGGGTCCCCGTCGCGGCGCTCGGGGAGGGCGACAGCGCGCCAGATGCGGAACTGCTCGACGCGACCGGTTCCGCCACCAGCCTGCGACAGATCCGAGGCGGCGCACCGACCGTGCTCGTGTTCTACCGCGGCGCCTGGTGCCCGTACTGCAACCTGACCCTCCGCACCTACCAGCAGGAGCTGCTCCCGGCGCTGCAGGACCGGGGCGCGCAGCTCGTCGCCGTCTCACCGCAGACCCCGGAGGGCACCGAACAGGCGATCGCGAACGGCGAGCTCGCGTTCCCGGTCCTGTCCGACCCGGAGAACGCGCTCGCGGGCCGGTTCGGCGTCGTGACGGCGCCGAGCACCGAAGCGCGAGCAGCACACGCGCAGCTCGGCTTCGACGTCGCTGACAGCAACGCGGACGGCACCGCGGCGATCCCGTTCCCGTCCGTCTTCGTCATCGACGAAGACGGTGTCGTGCGGTTCGCGGACGTGCACGTCGACTACACGAGTCGGACCGAGGTCGCGACGGTCCTCGACGCCCTCGACTCCCTCGACTCCCTGGAGGTCGAGCGCACCCAGTAG
- a CDS encoding sensor histidine kinase — MGTTAEWSRLPVGRHEYRQDTVLAVVLAGGLAVTTFLYGSAGTYGEDQAEWWVSALMIVANAAPIAFRRRFPMSVALVSAVAFAATQLLQVPEVFLVNFTLFIALYTVGAWCSDRVRAEAVRWVVIGGMFAWLFVAISFGWASPNALPNDTDSPVAPYVAISLLNIVINVIYFGAAWYAGNRAWASAVARHQLAERTAELAAERERSAAQAVTIERVRIARELHDVVAHHVSLMGVQAGAARRVIDRDPAQATASLGVVEESARTAVEELRRMLGTLRSDDDADGLGTPHGDGPSTEGITRIAELAESARVAGHPAEYVVVGDERPVPPTVAAVAYRIVQEAVTNILKHAGPTARADVRLRYLDDGVEVEVTDDGLGARAARSTSGSGLGHVGMRERVAAVDGRIEIGPRVRGGYLVRAWLPTT, encoded by the coding sequence ATGGGGACGACGGCGGAGTGGTCGCGACTGCCGGTGGGGCGGCACGAGTACCGGCAGGACACGGTGCTCGCAGTCGTGCTGGCCGGCGGGCTCGCGGTCACGACGTTCCTGTACGGGTCGGCCGGTACGTACGGTGAGGACCAGGCCGAGTGGTGGGTCTCGGCACTGATGATCGTCGCGAACGCGGCCCCGATCGCGTTCCGCCGCCGGTTCCCGATGTCGGTGGCCCTCGTCTCGGCGGTGGCGTTCGCCGCGACGCAGCTGCTCCAGGTGCCCGAGGTCTTCCTCGTCAACTTCACGCTCTTCATCGCGCTGTACACGGTGGGTGCGTGGTGCTCCGACCGGGTGCGGGCCGAAGCGGTGCGCTGGGTCGTCATCGGCGGGATGTTCGCGTGGCTGTTCGTCGCCATCTCGTTCGGGTGGGCGTCGCCGAACGCGCTGCCGAACGACACCGACTCCCCCGTGGCGCCCTACGTGGCGATCTCGCTGCTCAACATCGTCATCAACGTGATCTACTTCGGCGCCGCCTGGTACGCCGGCAACCGCGCCTGGGCCTCCGCGGTCGCACGGCACCAGCTCGCCGAACGCACCGCCGAACTCGCCGCCGAGCGGGAGCGGTCCGCTGCACAGGCCGTCACGATCGAGCGGGTCCGGATCGCCCGCGAACTGCACGACGTGGTCGCTCACCACGTCTCGCTGATGGGCGTGCAGGCGGGTGCTGCACGGCGCGTGATCGACCGCGACCCGGCTCAGGCCACCGCTTCGCTCGGGGTGGTCGAGGAGAGCGCCCGCACCGCGGTGGAGGAACTCCGGCGGATGCTCGGCACCCTGCGCTCCGACGACGACGCGGACGGCCTCGGGACACCGCATGGCGACGGTCCGAGCACCGAGGGCATCACGCGGATCGCCGAACTGGCCGAGTCCGCCCGGGTGGCGGGCCACCCCGCCGAGTACGTCGTCGTGGGCGACGAGCGCCCGGTGCCGCCGACGGTGGCCGCGGTGGCGTACCGGATCGTGCAGGAAGCGGTGACGAACATCCTCAAGCACGCCGGACCGACCGCCCGCGCCGACGTCCGGCTGCGGTACCTGGACGACGGCGTCGAGGTGGAGGTCACGGACGACGGGCTCGGTGCCCGTGCCGCCCGGAGCACCTCCGGCAGCGGCCTCGGACACGTCGGGATGCGGGAACGCGTCGCCGCCGTGGACGGACGGATCGAGATCGGGCCACGAGTCCGAGGAGGCTACCTGGTGCGGGCATGGCTGCCGACGACGTGA
- a CDS encoding response regulator has translation MAADDVNATTDLTMVLVDDQELVRAGFRVILESEPGFRVVGEAADGAGAVEAVQQLRPDVVCLDVQMPGVDGLEAARRIAALPDPPAVLILTTFDSDDALFQALEAGASGFLLKNASPERLIDAVRTVAAGDALLAPDVTRRVISRATASAAAQPSATTTATTATTATTDTTTTTGDDALAAAGLTERETEVLRLLARGLSNAEIAAELYVGDATVKTHVSNVLQKLALRDRIQAVVWAFEHGVAG, from the coding sequence ATGGCTGCCGACGACGTGAACGCGACGACCGACCTGACCATGGTGCTGGTCGACGACCAGGAGCTCGTCCGCGCCGGGTTCCGCGTGATCCTGGAGTCCGAGCCCGGGTTCCGGGTCGTCGGCGAGGCCGCGGACGGCGCAGGGGCGGTCGAGGCCGTGCAGCAGCTCCGTCCGGACGTGGTCTGCCTCGACGTGCAGATGCCCGGCGTCGACGGACTCGAGGCGGCACGACGGATCGCGGCACTGCCGGACCCACCGGCGGTGCTCATCCTCACCACGTTCGACAGCGACGACGCGCTGTTCCAAGCGCTCGAGGCGGGGGCGAGCGGGTTCCTGCTGAAGAACGCCTCCCCCGAGCGGCTGATCGACGCGGTGCGGACCGTCGCCGCCGGGGACGCCCTGCTCGCGCCGGACGTCACGCGCCGGGTGATCAGCCGGGCGACGGCGTCCGCTGCGGCCCAGCCCTCGGCGACCACCACCGCGACGACTGCGACGACTGCGACGACCGACACGACGACCACGACGGGCGACGACGCACTCGCCGCGGCCGGGCTCACCGAGCGGGAGACCGAGGTGCTGCGACTGCTCGCCCGCGGCCTGAGCAACGCGGAGATCGCCGCCGAGCTCTACGTCGGGGACGCCACCGTGAAGACCCACGTGTCGAACGTGCTCCAGAAACTCGCACTGCGCGACCGGATCCAGGCCGTCGTCTGGGCGTTCGAGCACGGCGTCGCCGGCTGA
- a CDS encoding ABC transporter ATP-binding protein, giving the protein MLTIEGVTKHFGDRRVLDDVGFTVGSGRLTGFVGGNGAGKTTTMRIMLGVLQADAGSVSIDGTAVRPADRRRFGYMPEERGLYPKMPVAEQITYLARLHGVDKRAATTRTGELLERLELTAHAGDPVEKLSLGNQQRVQIAAALAHDPEVLVLDEPFSGLDPMAVDTVLGVLRETAARGVPVLFSSHQLDVVERLCDDVVVIAGGTIRAAGPQEELRKQAGPAAWELLVDGDVAWLRDEPGVAVREFDGGYAVFEADATTAQRVLQRAVQHGTVGSFSPRVPRLSEVFREVVR; this is encoded by the coding sequence ATGCTCACCATCGAAGGGGTGACCAAGCACTTCGGCGACCGCCGCGTGCTCGACGACGTGGGGTTCACGGTCGGCAGCGGCCGCCTCACCGGCTTCGTCGGCGGCAACGGTGCCGGCAAGACCACCACCATGCGCATCATGCTCGGCGTGCTCCAGGCCGACGCCGGCTCGGTCTCGATCGACGGCACCGCGGTCCGTCCCGCCGACCGCCGCCGCTTCGGCTACATGCCCGAGGAACGCGGCCTGTACCCGAAGATGCCGGTGGCCGAGCAGATCACCTACCTGGCCCGGCTGCACGGTGTCGACAAGCGCGCCGCGACGACCCGCACCGGCGAGCTGCTCGAACGCCTCGAACTCACCGCGCACGCCGGCGACCCCGTCGAGAAGCTCTCGCTCGGCAACCAGCAGCGCGTGCAGATCGCGGCGGCGCTGGCACACGACCCCGAGGTGCTCGTGCTCGACGAGCCGTTCTCGGGCCTCGACCCGATGGCCGTCGACACGGTGCTCGGCGTCCTGCGCGAAACCGCGGCCCGGGGCGTCCCGGTGCTGTTCTCGAGCCACCAGCTCGACGTGGTCGAGCGGCTGTGCGACGACGTCGTCGTGATCGCCGGTGGCACGATCCGCGCCGCCGGTCCGCAGGAGGAGCTCCGCAAGCAGGCCGGCCCGGCAGCGTGGGAGCTGCTCGTCGACGGGGACGTCGCCTGGCTCCGCGACGAGCCGGGTGTGGCCGTGCGGGAGTTCGACGGCGGGTACGCGGTCTTCGAGGCCGATGCCACCACCGCCCAGCGTGTCCTGCAGCGTGCCGTCCAGCACGGCACCGTCGGGTCGTTCTCGCCGCGGGTGCCGCGGCTCAGCGAGGTCTTCCGGGAGGTCGTCCGATGA
- a CDS encoding ABC transporter permease, with amino-acid sequence MNNSFVQAVRLVSAREIQARIRSKAFVVSALILIGMVVASIVVGGVVSKATADDTTPVAVVDGVSLPTTSGLDVTESASVDDAERLVTKGDVDAAIVPSDDPLGYEVVGLDEAPSEVVSALSVAPRIELLDPDALPGGLVYLIAIAFGVVYFASAVTFGQSIAQSVVEEKSTRVVEILMSAIPARALLAGKVLGNSIMAFAQIVAVAVAAIVTLAVTGQDNMFAMLGPSILWFIGFFAIGFVLLASLFAAAAVLVSRQEDVGSVTTPVMMLVMIPYFLIIVAYDNPTILGIMSYVPFSAPIGMPMRIFLGTAEWWEPILSLVIVAASVVAVVVIGARVYENALLRTGSRVKLSEALRG; translated from the coding sequence ATGAACAACTCCTTCGTGCAGGCCGTGCGGCTCGTCTCCGCACGTGAGATCCAGGCACGCATCCGCAGCAAGGCCTTCGTCGTCTCGGCGCTCATCCTGATCGGCATGGTCGTCGCGTCGATCGTCGTCGGCGGGGTCGTGAGCAAGGCCACCGCCGACGACACCACCCCGGTCGCCGTCGTCGACGGCGTCTCGCTGCCGACCACCAGTGGGCTCGACGTCACGGAGTCGGCATCGGTCGACGACGCCGAACGGCTCGTGACCAAGGGCGACGTCGACGCGGCGATCGTGCCGTCGGACGACCCGCTCGGCTACGAGGTCGTCGGACTCGACGAGGCACCGTCCGAGGTCGTCTCGGCGTTGAGCGTCGCCCCGCGGATCGAGCTGCTCGACCCGGACGCGTTGCCCGGTGGCCTGGTCTACCTCATCGCCATCGCGTTCGGCGTCGTGTACTTCGCGTCGGCGGTCACGTTCGGCCAGTCGATCGCGCAGAGCGTCGTCGAGGAGAAGTCGACACGGGTGGTCGAGATCCTGATGTCCGCGATCCCGGCCAGGGCGCTGCTCGCGGGCAAGGTCCTCGGCAACAGCATCATGGCCTTCGCCCAGATCGTCGCGGTGGCCGTCGCCGCCATCGTCACGTTGGCGGTGACCGGGCAGGACAACATGTTCGCGATGCTCGGCCCGAGCATCCTGTGGTTCATCGGCTTCTTCGCGATCGGGTTCGTGCTCCTCGCGTCGCTGTTCGCCGCGGCGGCCGTGCTGGTGTCACGCCAGGAGGACGTCGGCAGCGTCACCACCCCGGTGATGATGCTCGTGATGATCCCGTACTTCCTGATCATCGTCGCGTACGACAACCCGACGATCCTCGGCATCATGTCCTACGTGCCGTTCAGCGCCCCGATCGGCATGCCGATGCGGATCTTCCTGGGGACGGCCGAGTGGTGGGAGCCGATCCTGTCGCTCGTCATCGTCGCCGCCTCGGTCGTCGCGGTCGTGGTCATCGGCGCCCGCGTCTACGAGAACGCACTGCTCCGCACCGGCAGTCGCGTGAAGCTGTCGGAGGCACTGCGCGGCTGA
- a CDS encoding helix-turn-helix domain-containing protein yields the protein MPPEQEDGHAVVCHLDDLLAERGMTLTELADRVGVTVVNLSVLKNNRARAIRFSTLTRLCEVLGCQPGDVFSVRTD from the coding sequence ATGCCCCCGGAACAGGAGGACGGCCACGCCGTCGTCTGCCACCTCGACGACCTGCTGGCCGAGCGGGGGATGACCCTGACCGAGCTCGCCGACCGCGTCGGAGTGACCGTCGTGAACCTCTCGGTGCTCAAGAACAACCGAGCACGCGCGATCCGGTTCTCGACCCTCACCCGGCTGTGCGAGGTGCTCGGCTGCCAACCGGGCGACGTGTTCTCGGTGCGCACGGACTGA